A region of the Equus quagga isolate Etosha38 chromosome 11, UCLA_HA_Equagga_1.0, whole genome shotgun sequence genome:
AGATTTTTTGGCATGCACGCATTGCACGCATACTTGCATAGATGTGCGAATGTGTGAATGTTTGTGGGTGCATACATGTGTACATACATGCGTGTAACAGGTACCCCTCCTCCTGCTGATTCTTTAGGTGATCCTAGGCCAGAATACTTTTAATTATgtgctttccagttttcctggaACGCTTCCTTGACTTTTTTTATCTGCTTCTGAAGACCATACCTGTTCTCTAAGATGGCGGAtttgcagtggagaaaagataaacctgtgattattaaagaaatgcaagttaTCAACCGAGACCAGGTAGATTTGTCCAAATATAGAGAAAAGTAGTTGGTATAAGGATAAGTATTAAACgaatataaaaaggaaagtactagaaagagaaaatacatatgtaaGACAGAGCTGCTAAAACTTATGGCCAAAAGATACGAAGGACTGATatatataaagacagaaattatCTATCTATTGGGTTAGTACCAACAGTCCACTCACATAGTgttcaaaggagagagagagttaaCATGTAAAGGGCAGGGAGCAGTAACGACCCCAGAACCTTTGCCCAGGGCTCTCCTGCACTCGGCCTCTTGGCCTCTCTTAGGAAGTCTGTGCCTTCCCACTCCCCCCcttgttctctctgcctcccccacagGGAACAGGACCTCACCTCTTTAGCAATGAATGAGACatactaataaatataaaaacaaatagcaaCTGTAAGACCCAATGTCGTCAGGGATGTGGAGACAAGGACACATCGACAGATTTCTGGTTGTACTGTGTACCTGTCCCTTTTTGGTAGAGAACAATTTGgcaaaatcacaataaaaatattccaaGGGAGGagtccaaaaggaaaaacaaatttgcaACAAGATGGTCCCAGCAGCACTGTACACAACAGTGAAAGATTTGAAACAGCACAAATGCCCAACCCCAGAGGCCTGGCAAAGCAAACTGTGGTATTCCAATGGAATGAAAATAATGGCGAGTTAGAAGAGCAGATCACAAAATGGTCTGCGCCCACTGATTCTAACCGTAGACAAACGTATGGGTGGGTGAACGGACCTACGGAGAATTGGAGGGATGTAAACAGGGTTAATATCTGTTAGGTTCttcataattgttttttaaaggtgAAAGATTTGTCTCCTTAGGGCACCTTCAAAGATGAACAGGGAAATGTTTGAGCAAGGACAGCAAGGACCAAGCGTCTTGAGTGGATTCCTTTGGAGGGACCCCATCTCGCTGGATGTGAAACTAGGGTGCTTGCTGATGGGCACACGATCACATCGTTTCCCTCACActttgcacgtgtgtgtgtgtgtgtgtgtgtgtgtgcgtgcagaCACCTGAAGGCTGCTGTTACCCCTGGAGCAGGTGGGCCAGGCCCAGGAACGCCTCAGTGAGGAGAGGAATTTGCTTAATTACTCCTGCCTCGTTAGCCCCTGTAGGGTTTCCTGGCACCCTGACCCGGAAGGTAAAAGAGCTGTGGGGCATAAGGGGCTTGTTACCTGTCCCCCTTGGACTAGGCTCCAGTTTACCCACCCTTCTGAGGTTTGCTTCCCTGCCCACTCCACTCCTCAAAGGACACCCCCAGTACGCAGGTCCACTTTCCCCTCCACTGTTTACATCTCAGCATCCTTCGTGCTCAGGATGCGCTAAGGTTGGGGGCTGGCAGAGGTGGAATTAGCGTCGGTGTGGGCACACCCTGGGTGCTTGGTTGGTGCTTCATCTTCCTCTGGTTCATCCAGCCATTCTCAAccacctgccaggcactgggctagggaGCTGTGGGTACACCTGCCCCCTCCAGGACctcacagtccagtggggaaGGTGGAAAGAGAGGGGGTGACTTTCTTCGGTTCTCTGTGTCCACACCAGAGAGCAGCAAGGCCAGCCAGCTGTGGAACAGGAAGGCCAATCCATCTGTCTAGCTGCAGGGCCTCACGGCTCAGACCCCTGAGGCAGGCAGGCCCTGTGATGGTGGAAGAGGAGGCGGAGCTCAGCGACCCGCTCTAAAGGCTGCAGCTGGCCCAGCTGCTTGCTGCTCTGCGGAAAATGGGCCCAGGGTTCCCAGATCTTCATGTTAAATGTCTGAAACCccaatttttatgtgaaatggatttctaaaaaaatatgtGTTGGGTCAACCCTGTGCAGGCCAAACTCACTTTGTATGATGGGTATGGCCCACGGGCCTCCATTTAAGACCTCAAGTGGGGAGGCAGCACATGCAGGTTGGAGCAGAAGCAGCTGGCTGGGTAGGCTGAGCAGCCCTGGAGCCCAAACAGGAtgcttctccccacctctccctgctcccGCAGTCCCCTCTCCCACTTCCGGTCATTCCCCTTATCACCATCAGCCGCTAGATGGCACTGTGAGCCCAACATCTTGCAGTGGCAGAGAAACCTAGATCCCAAGCGCCTGAACCCCAGCCCACCTGGTAACCTCACTGCCATGAGCCACCCTgaggtcttctttttcttttctcttcgaGTTTTTATTAAGCCAAAAACGGTCCTTTATGTCAGGTTCATTCTGTCCTCTAGGCCAGTGCTGCCCAATAGGAGTATAATGCAAAccaccttttaaattttgtaattttctagtaagcacatttttaaaaagtaaaaaagacagGTGACGTTAagtttaataatgttttatttagcccaatgtatataaaatatcatttctacATGTAATCAATATGCAATGTATTCACGAGAtactttatattcctttttttgcaCTAAGTGTTTGAAATTCGGTGTGTTTTATTCTCAccgcacatctcagtttggaatAGCCACATTTCAGGGGCTCAGTAGCCACAGTTGGCTAGAGACTATGGCATAGGGCTGGGCAGCTGCAGGCCCCATGGAAGGCCTGAGTGCCCCCACCCAGCGTCAGCTTCCAGGTTGTATCAGGGAATTCTGTCCATGCTGGGTACTGACTTTGAGCGCAAGGGTCTTGGGGACCCAACTTGCCACCCTCTGCATGAGGTCTCATATTTAACAAGGCATGAGCACATTTCTGGAAGTTCCTAGGCAGGGGAGCCCAgctcaacccccccccccccccccacaccctgGCCTGGGGTGGGCAAGAGCCTCCCTGAGGACAGAGCTGAGGGCAGAAGGCCTCAATCTCACTGCCCTGGAGGCCTGCATTCTGTGAATAACAGTGGGTTTCCTTTATTGAGCAAAAATTCTTGCTTTAAAATAGTCAAATGATCAAACCAGAAAATTTGCCCCAAAGCCACACTGTTTTACTGTTTTGGAAACTTATTTCCCTCCAGGTGTCCTTTCAGCTCCCAGGTGCCCCCTGGGTCCCAGCCTGTGGCTCCTGCTGCTCTCCTTccgtctccttccttcctccctccgtGGCCAGTGCTTCTTCTCTTTGTCTGGTCTCACTGCCATCTCCGCCGTGGCGCTACCCTTGCTAGAAGCAGCGTCTCTGAAGCCAGCTTGATACACAACCCAAAGCCATTTCGTTCCACTAACATGGCTCATTTTGCTTCAAGCCAGCCCCCGAACCCGGACCAGGGGTTGAGGTCCGGTTGGGATACAGTTTGAGATGTGTCTCTCCATTTCCaggcctcggttttctcatctgtgatatCAAAGGATTTGGACTCCATGCTCTCTGAGACTCCTTCCCACCTGTAActtcccgccccccaccccgtcGTGCATGACTCTAGGGTTTAAACTCTTTCCAGCACCCtcctccaaaacacacacaccctggTGGCTCCAAGTCCCCCTTGTaaaaaacaaggagagagagaaagggatgcaAGGAATAGCGAAGGAGGCAGAAACCAAGGGAGGAGACATAAGAGGACAAAGACAGAGCAAGAATCAGAGAGGACAGGCAGCCAAACCGAGGCCCTTCAGATCTGGCAGCTGCCCGGAGGAGCTCCCAAACAGGAGGGATCTTGGCCAGCTTTTTAGCACAGCAGAAGAGCTCTAATGGGCTTGAGATGCGGCCAACGCTTCCTTCCTTCCGCCTACTCTGCCCCGCCCCTTGCTGAGCTGCTCAGAAACCCATTCAGAGGGCCCTCCTGGTCCAGACAGGATCCTCCAGGGGCCACACTGGTGCTCaagcctctccctcccttctggagccaggagccaggagccagggtCTGGCCTCCTGTGGGGGCGGGAGGTCAGGGTTGAGGTGGGATGCCATAGGTCCAGAGCCCAGCGTTTCCCCGACAGGTAGGAGGAAGCGCGAGCTGCTCCAGTAGAAGAGAGGCGGAGGGCTGTTTCCCAGGACAGTTGAAGACACACCCCTTAGTGACTCCCTTTGTCTTTTTCCCCATGCAGAGCCCCCAGACTAGAGCAGCAGGTCCTGGGACCACAATGGAACCAGAAGCAGCCCCGAGtccctcagggctggcctgggctgggcagagctgggctgagctgggctgggcacagggagAACGCTGCTGGGCGGTTCTCAGAGGAGAGGggaattgaaaaggaaaagcatctttgaggagggcagggggagggaggctCTGTGgcgcacgcgcgcacacacacacacacacacacacacacacacacacagagcctccCTGACTTAGCCTAAGCCTCACTTGGGAGAGGAgcattcttctctctgctcttggAGCTGCTTTCTGTTGCTTCCCCGCCCATCTGTGCTGTCAGCAGCACCAGCAAAGTTGGCCTCAAACTTGAACCAGGCTGAACTTGATTCCAGCTTCCAAGCTTCCAGCTTCCAGGAGCTCCGTGGGGGCAGCAGGCAGGCCCCAGCCTCCAAACTCAGCTGGCCTGGAGGAGCTGACCCTTGCTCCCCTAGGTGATACTTCTGCCCCTGACCTGTAGGCCCCTAGTCTGGGCTGAGGAATGGTGCGCTGAGGTCCTTCTGGAGCCCCTCGTGCCTACTTGGAGCTTGAGCAGCCCGAGGCTCAGGCCAACATGGCCAACCCtgtgcagcctcagtttccctccgcACGGGAGCCAGGCACCACCTCACCCCTGGACCTGCAAGAGATGGAAAAGCTGCTCATCAAGGTGGACGACAAGGATGACAAGTCCCTGAAGCTGTCCAAGTCCCTCTCGGGGGCTCTGGACCTGGAGCAGAATGGCCATGGCCTGCCCTTCAAGGTGATATCCGAGGGGCACCGGGAGGTGACACTCCCCCGGTCACCCTCTAGGGCCAGCTCAAGGCGGGCATCCTCCATTGCCACCACCTCCTATGCCCAGGACCAAGAAGTCCCCAAAGATTATCTCATCCTTGCCATCGCCTCCTGCTTCTGCCCTGTCTGGCCTCTCAACCTCATCCCCCTCATCTTTTCTATCATGGTAAGTGGTTCACTTGGTTCCAGGGGCAGGGACGGGCCCAGGGGTCAGCAGGAACCCCACGCCCTGCCTGCGGTGTAGAGGAGGGAGAGCCGGGTGCCAGGGTCTGAGGAAGACCCCCTGCCTCAGCTGGCTACCACTCCCCCTTGGAGAGGGGGCCGGGGGCCAGGAGAGCTCCTTCATCTTTGCTCCTGGCCAACACAGCTTGACTTTGCACACATCCCTGCTGGGGAGGGGACCCCAGGGAACTGCCTAGAGCTAAATTCTGATTGCAGAAAGAGAGCCAAGTTGAGAGTCTTGCCTTTTGGGTGGGTAGGGTTGTCCCGAGGAGGCATTTCTGAGCGGGAGTGTGTATCAGCAGAAGTTGCAGCCGGCATGGGGTCCCAGGGCTCCGTGTTCTCAGGAGGGGAGCCAACCCCTCCTTCCCTGGGGCCACCTGGGCATTCTAACAGCCTCTGCCAGCTCTGGTTTCCAAGGGCCAGCAGTGGCTTCCCTCCCACGCACGGAGGGCCCCTGGGCCTGGCTCCCCGGAGGGGCTCACGGGGAGGGGTGTTCGCAGGCTGCTCCTCTGCAGGGGAGTTCCCACTGGGGCCTTCTGGGACTCGTGGTTGCCCTGATTTCAGCATTTGTCTGCAGGGTAGGAGAGGTTTAGATCAGGGGTGGAAAATGTGAGTGTGGGAGGCCATGGTTGGCCTTGCCAAGGAGGGGCATAGGGGCTAGTCTTTGCTCCTCACACTCTTGTACTGTAGGGTTTTGAGCAAATTGTCTTGGATTGTCCTCAAACCAAGCCATTTGGATAGAGCTATTTACAGAAGATCCACAGAAAATGTTGGTAGAGGTCAGCAAGTGACTTTTGaggtccaggaaggagagagactgggCAGGCAATGACTTTCAGGATGAGGTTGGAGCAGGGGAGAGAAAATTGCCGGCCCCAGGACTGAGGACTGGGCAGAGAGGACCGTCTGCCTCCCTCTGGAGTGACTCCACCGCTGAGTCATCTGTCACCGAACCCCCAGGAGCTGTGGTCACTCCCGCTGCCCCCAGGCTGTGCTCCGAGAGACCCCCTATTTCCTCATACATGTCCGTCCACTCCACTGAGCCCAGTCTGCAGCCAGGGAAGGCTTTCCGACCCCCATCAAATCCAGGACCACCTACCGGGGCGTCGGGGGACACTGGCATCATTTCTGAGTCTGAGGGACTTGGCACGGGTGCAagagccagggctgggcaggaCGCAGGGCGAGGCCTTTGAGGGACTCCTGTGCTGTCTGCTTCACTTGAGGATACCTGGGGCCAGAGCCAGACCCCAAGGGTGCAGCCAGTGGCTCTGGGCAGGGCCAACCTCTTGGTTACGGGGAGAAGCCCCAGGAGGGGAGacaggctttggggagggaaaccACACAAGAGCCCAGAAGAAAACAGTCACTAGAATCTGtctcttgggggtgggggggtggcagGGGACAGGCTGCGTAGGGGCTGCCTTTGTCCAAAGAAACCTCGGCCCAAGGCTGTGAGACCACTGAACCCACCCCTAGGGCATTTCTACATCCTTTGCAGGTCCTTGAGTCAGGTCTCACGGTCACTGGGCCCTGGGTAGGGAGTACAGCACTAAACCAGACACCTTGGCCCGTTCCCAGGAGCCTCCAGTCCAGTGGGGAGAAACTCGTAAACAGATTCTGAGAACACGTGGCAGGAAGCGCCCATGCTAGTCAAAACCATAAGGTattgtgtggcctcaggcaagtcactcaaccctcccttctcctcagtattcccatctgcaaaatgggtgtCACCATAAAACCCCTACGTTATAGAGCTGTGTGAGGGCAAAATGAGATGAGCCACACAAAGTGCTGAGGAACGacacccagcacatagtaagcgcTGTTATACGGCAGGTCCCAGTGATGCAGTGGCAGCTGAGTGTCcccctggtgggggaggggaagccatCACaggtttgttgttcttttttagaACTTTAGATATAGTTCACATATACAATTCACCCGTCTAAAGTGTACAAtgcaatggtttttagtatattcacaaagtgcAACCATAACCACAGTcaactttagaatattttcctcacctccaaaagaaaccctgtatctTTTTTCTATCATCCCCCTCTCTCCTTGTCCCTCCCAGACCTAAACAACCactaatcttctttctgtctctatggacttgcttcttctggacgtttcatatacGTGGGATCGTACAACATGTGGTCCTTTgggactggcttctttccccGGGCAGCACGATTTCAAGCTTTGCCCCTGCTGCAGCGTGTACGTTGTAGGGTTTGGAGCCAGCGAGGGGCGCAGTCAGATTTCCATCTTGGTGGATCAGTCTGGTGCAGGGTGAGAGGAGGGTCTGAAGGGGCCCCTCTGAGCCTGGCATTTGGGAGAGGGGACCTTTGCAGGAGCACAGGTGAGAGATGAAGAGGTCTGGACCATGGCCATGGCAAGGGACAGGGCAGGTTTCTGGAAACCTTCTAAGAGTTGGTAACACAGACATTCAGTCAGTCGACCATTCACTTGCTATTTTGGACGGAACTAAGTGGTAGAGGATGACTAGGCTTCCTCGTGAACGAATGTGCCTCTTTTATGAACCAGGCACCCTGCTGGGCATTTGGGGAGTGGATGGATAAGACCCAGTCTGTCTGGCATGGCAGAAGGATGTGGGACTGTGATGTAGGGGAGATGGGCAGGGGCCTGTTCTAGGAATCTAAGTTTTATCCTAGTGGCTCTGAGGAGCCCCTGGAAAATTTCAAGCAGAGGCATGATATGGTcagttcacattttaaaatgaacaccCAAATGCATTGTGGGATATGAGCTAGAGCAGTTAGGACTGAGAGCAGGAAGACCCCACAGGAGGCTCTTGAGGTAGTCCAGGCAGGGGTGGTGGGGGCCTGGACCAAGGAGCGGCTTAGAAGGTAGGGCCCTGGTGAGAGAGCTGTCAAGGAGGCAGGAGCGGTTCTGGCTCTAGACTCCTGGTTAGCCAACTCAGAAACAGCGGAGCTCTGGGGACTATGGCATTTAAGgggtgagaagaggagagaaaagagttttgaaaataagattccaggaggtgggaggaaaactggaaaagaaagagacaccTAGGGAGGAGCGAGTTTGAAGGAGGGAGCAGTCAAATGCGGCAGAGAGATCAGGTTCAATAAGGATGGGACAGTCCACTGGCTTGGCCATTTACAGACCCCTGTTGACCCTGGTGACGGAGAGACTTAGGCCAAAAGGAGAGAGGTGACTGGGGAGGCCAGTTTCCTGAAGAGTGGAGAGATGCAATCTAGAAGAAGGACTCCTTCCCCGGGAGCCTGGAGGAGAGGCCGTGAGGAAAAAGCAGATAGAAATACTCAAAGGGAAGGGCGTAGTACATGCCGTTTGGGCTCCATGCCACCAGGGGCGTGGAGGGCAGGGTCATTGGCTGAGAAATAAGGGCTTgatgggagaggagaggtgacTAGGGGCAGACAGGTCAATGGCTTGAAGGCTGTGCTGAGGCTGGAGACCAGGGTCTGAGTTGTTATCAGTCTGCATGGTGGTGTGGGTTTTTTCTAGCTATAGGTATAGAGTCACAGATgtgacattgggcccacccaaGGCTGGGGATGGCAGAGTTgccatgagggcagggccaggtggCACAGAAGATGCTGGCGAAGGTGGCTGAGATGATGCACCAAAGGATCAGTCTGGACTGGGAGGGAGTGAGGCCGGGAAGATGGCCATAGCCTTGGAGGAGACGGTCACAGGTCTCAGAGAAGTCAAAGGGCAGGTGCAGGGGATGAGAGAGATATTGGGGGTTTGAGATTTCAAAGGAGGAGCCAGGTGGGGTGATGGTGAGGGTGGAGTATAGTTGTGGAAATGAATTTCCAAAGGGAACTGTTAGGAGCCTGGGAGAAGGAACCTGAGAGAGCCCAGTGTTGAGGGATAATATTCCTACCATTCACTACATGCTTGCTAAATATTAGGAGCAGGTCCAAATTctttacatatatcatctcatttcatccag
Encoded here:
- the TRARG1 gene encoding trafficking regulator of GLUT4 1, which produces MANPVQPQFPSAREPGTTSPLDLQEMEKLLIKVDDKDDKSLKLSKSLSGALDLEQNGHGLPFKVISEGHREVTLPRSPSRASSRRASSIATTSYAQDQEVPKDYLILAIASCFCPVWPLNLIPLIFSIMSRSSVQQGDLDGARRLGRLARLLSITFIIMGIIIIIVAVTVNFAVQQK